In Pelodiscus sinensis isolate JC-2024 chromosome 2, ASM4963464v1, whole genome shotgun sequence, the following proteins share a genomic window:
- the THRB gene encoding thyroid hormone receptor beta isoform X3: MSGYIPSYLDKDELCVVCGDKATGYHYRCITCEGCKGFFRRTIQKNLHPTYSCKYEGKCVIDKVTRNQCQECRFKKCIYVGMATDLVLDDSKRLAKRKLIEENREKRRREELQKTVGHKPEPTDEEWELIKIVTEAHVATNAQGSHWKQKRKFLPEDIGQAPMVNAPESGKVDLEAFSQFTKIITPAITRVVDFAKKLPMFCELPCEDQIILLKGCCMEIMSLRAAVRYDPESETLTLNGEMAVTRGQLKNGGLGVVSDAIFDLGMSLSSFNLDDTEVALLQAVLLMSSGARSQPTLFEKLQKILGEMNFVRKEVNLIVKFSLQKACYEFGFYVTACFQYSYLPSLESLDFANKLSLVFTINISQSCFLK, translated from the exons GATACATACCCAGTTACTTAGACAAGGACGAGCTATGTGTAGTATGTGGTGACAAAGCAACTGGGTATCATTATCGCTGCATCACTTGTGAAGGATGCAAG GGATTTTTTAGAAGAACCATTCAGAAGAATCTCCATCCAACCTATTCCTGTAAATATGAAGGAAAATGTGTAATAGATAAAGTAACAAGAAACCAGTGTCAAGAATGTCGTTTCAAAAAATGTATCTATGTTGGCATGGCAACAGATT TGGTGCTGGATGACAGCAAGCGGTTAGCAAAAAGGAAGCTGATAGAAGAAAACCGAGAGAAAAGGCGTCGGGAGGAGCTACAAAAAACAGTTGGGCACAAACCCGAGCCAACAGATGAAGAATGGGAGCTGATCAAAATTGTCACTGAAGCGCATGTGGCCACCAATGCACAAGGAAGTCACTggaaacaaaaaaggaaatttCTG CCTGAAGATATTGGGCAAGCACCAATGGTTAATGCCCCAGAAAGTGGAAAAGTGGATTTAGAAGCCTTCAGCCAGTTTACAAAAATTATTACACCAGCAATTACAAGAGTGGTGGATTTTGCCAAAAAGTTGCCTATGTTTTGTGAG CTGCCATGTGAAGACCAGATCATCCTTTTGAAAGGCTGCTGTATGGAGATTATGTCCCTCCGAGCAGCAGTGCGCTATGACCCCGAAAGTGAGACTTTAACATTAAATGGGGAGATGGCAGTGACAAGGGGCCAACTGAAAAATGGGGGTCTCGGCGTAGTGTCTGATGCCATCTTCGACCTGGGCATGTCGCTTTCTTCATTTAACCTCGATGACACAGAGGTCGCCCTGCTCCAGGCTGTGCTGCTCATGTCATCAG GTGCAAGATCCCAGCCAACCTTGTTTGAAAAACTGCAAAAGATTTTGGGTGAAATGAACTTCGTTAGAAAAGAGGTTAATCTGATAGTTAAGTTTAGTCTCCAGAAAGCATGTTATGAATTTGGTTTTTATGTAACTGCATGTTTCCAGTATTCTTACTTGCCTTCTTTGGAATCTCTAGACTTTGCTAATAAACTTAGtcttgttttcactataaatataTCTCAGAGCTGTTTTCTTAAGTAA
- the THRB gene encoding thyroid hormone receptor beta isoform X1, protein MVILVKKKNENDYLSITPSSMSGYIPSYLDKDELCVVCGDKATGYHYRCITCEGCKGFFRRTIQKNLHPTYSCKYEGKCVIDKVTRNQCQECRFKKCIYVGMATDLVLDDSKRLAKRKLIEENREKRRREELQKTVGHKPEPTDEEWELIKIVTEAHVATNAQGSHWKQKRKFLPEDIGQAPMVNAPESGKVDLEAFSQFTKIITPAITRVVDFAKKLPMFCELPCEDQIILLKGCCMEIMSLRAAVRYDPESETLTLNGEMAVTRGQLKNGGLGVVSDAIFDLGMSLSSFNLDDTEVALLQAVLLMSSGARSQPTLFEKLQKILGEMNFVRKEVNLIVKFSLQKACYEFGFYVTACFQYSYLPSLESLDFANKLSLVFTINISQSCFLK, encoded by the exons GATACATACCCAGTTACTTAGACAAGGACGAGCTATGTGTAGTATGTGGTGACAAAGCAACTGGGTATCATTATCGCTGCATCACTTGTGAAGGATGCAAG GGATTTTTTAGAAGAACCATTCAGAAGAATCTCCATCCAACCTATTCCTGTAAATATGAAGGAAAATGTGTAATAGATAAAGTAACAAGAAACCAGTGTCAAGAATGTCGTTTCAAAAAATGTATCTATGTTGGCATGGCAACAGATT TGGTGCTGGATGACAGCAAGCGGTTAGCAAAAAGGAAGCTGATAGAAGAAAACCGAGAGAAAAGGCGTCGGGAGGAGCTACAAAAAACAGTTGGGCACAAACCCGAGCCAACAGATGAAGAATGGGAGCTGATCAAAATTGTCACTGAAGCGCATGTGGCCACCAATGCACAAGGAAGTCACTggaaacaaaaaaggaaatttCTG CCTGAAGATATTGGGCAAGCACCAATGGTTAATGCCCCAGAAAGTGGAAAAGTGGATTTAGAAGCCTTCAGCCAGTTTACAAAAATTATTACACCAGCAATTACAAGAGTGGTGGATTTTGCCAAAAAGTTGCCTATGTTTTGTGAG CTGCCATGTGAAGACCAGATCATCCTTTTGAAAGGCTGCTGTATGGAGATTATGTCCCTCCGAGCAGCAGTGCGCTATGACCCCGAAAGTGAGACTTTAACATTAAATGGGGAGATGGCAGTGACAAGGGGCCAACTGAAAAATGGGGGTCTCGGCGTAGTGTCTGATGCCATCTTCGACCTGGGCATGTCGCTTTCTTCATTTAACCTCGATGACACAGAGGTCGCCCTGCTCCAGGCTGTGCTGCTCATGTCATCAG GTGCAAGATCCCAGCCAACCTTGTTTGAAAAACTGCAAAAGATTTTGGGTGAAATGAACTTCGTTAGAAAAGAGGTTAATCTGATAGTTAAGTTTAGTCTCCAGAAAGCATGTTATGAATTTGGTTTTTATGTAACTGCATGTTTCCAGTATTCTTACTTGCCTTCTTTGGAATCTCTAGACTTTGCTAATAAACTTAGtcttgttttcactataaatataTCTCAGAGCTGTTTTCTTAAGTAA
- the THRB gene encoding thyroid hormone receptor beta isoform X2, whose amino-acid sequence MVILVKKKNENDYLSITPSSMSGYIPSYLDKDELCVVCGDKATGYHYRCITCEGCKGFFRRTIQKNLHPTYSCKYEGKCVIDKVTRNQCQECRFKKCIYVGMATDLVLDDSKRLAKRKLIEENREKRRREELQKTVGHKPEPTDEEWELIKIVTEAHVATNAQGSHWKQKRKFLPEDIGQAPMVNAPESGKVDLEAFSQFTKIITPAITRVVDFAKKLPMFCELPCEDQIILLKGCCMEIMSLRAAVRYDPESETLTLNGEMAVTRGQLKNGGLGVVSDAIFDLGMSLSSFNLDDTEVALLQAVLLMSSDRPGLLSVERIEKCQEGFLLAFEHYINYRKHHVAHFWPKLLMKVTDLRMIGACHASRFLHMKVECPTELFPPLFLEVFED is encoded by the exons GATACATACCCAGTTACTTAGACAAGGACGAGCTATGTGTAGTATGTGGTGACAAAGCAACTGGGTATCATTATCGCTGCATCACTTGTGAAGGATGCAAG GGATTTTTTAGAAGAACCATTCAGAAGAATCTCCATCCAACCTATTCCTGTAAATATGAAGGAAAATGTGTAATAGATAAAGTAACAAGAAACCAGTGTCAAGAATGTCGTTTCAAAAAATGTATCTATGTTGGCATGGCAACAGATT TGGTGCTGGATGACAGCAAGCGGTTAGCAAAAAGGAAGCTGATAGAAGAAAACCGAGAGAAAAGGCGTCGGGAGGAGCTACAAAAAACAGTTGGGCACAAACCCGAGCCAACAGATGAAGAATGGGAGCTGATCAAAATTGTCACTGAAGCGCATGTGGCCACCAATGCACAAGGAAGTCACTggaaacaaaaaaggaaatttCTG CCTGAAGATATTGGGCAAGCACCAATGGTTAATGCCCCAGAAAGTGGAAAAGTGGATTTAGAAGCCTTCAGCCAGTTTACAAAAATTATTACACCAGCAATTACAAGAGTGGTGGATTTTGCCAAAAAGTTGCCTATGTTTTGTGAG CTGCCATGTGAAGACCAGATCATCCTTTTGAAAGGCTGCTGTATGGAGATTATGTCCCTCCGAGCAGCAGTGCGCTATGACCCCGAAAGTGAGACTTTAACATTAAATGGGGAGATGGCAGTGACAAGGGGCCAACTGAAAAATGGGGGTCTCGGCGTAGTGTCTGATGCCATCTTCGACCTGGGCATGTCGCTTTCTTCATTTAACCTCGATGACACAGAGGTCGCCCTGCTCCAGGCTGTGCTGCTCATGTCATCAG ATCGCCCAGGTCTCCTCAGTGTTGAGAGGATAGAAAAATGTCAAGAGGGTTTCCTCCTGGCCTTTGAACACTACATTAATTACAGAAAACACCATGTTGCACACTTTTGGCCAAAACTGCTGATGAAAGTGACAGATCTACGAATGATTGGAGCGTGCCATGCCAGCCGCTTCCTGCACATGAAGGTGGAATGCCCCACGGAACTCTTTCCTCCTTTGTTCTTGGAAGTGTTTGAGGATTAG